The Eurosta solidaginis isolate ZX-2024a chromosome 4, ASM4086904v1, whole genome shotgun sequence genome includes a window with the following:
- the LOC137250907 gene encoding uncharacterized protein: MKSSALSFIVLFPLLALLLLLTQQTVVNALRPDRMSATSEALELEKTTGTRGHRRATSTTTQKPPSLRAPRLMRTPRPTTVMTHATTRAPGTTTTTTTTTTLKPAVLHTRRQSTVTAHRLAPRAKAENVTTAPVIRQTRTSRRNVPTNVREQRSTEKSIPTDVRDAGIVNRGTRKNVRQTRTVDISSQENVRPNRSYLSGGAIPTNYKSNDDEASAVSSKGVVESKAYNQIDNKQIKSVSQNNRDNNNNNDYSNSNNEDTKHAITVNIARTSAIMAPVTPPSTASLSPSVKLDTAAIVNSHDHASVVAHSSTIDTTPSYAMTNHQNQPLLQRQSKQISAFSARTSAQRVKALNQRDINSGIGDDNGGGIVHSARHPQTPKTPRMIHRLVAGHIQNAEDSSTYQISAVTKNSTVSNSTTTHKPTTHYVRTKGGRSSYRSVKVSTTTATPMNNAATTTTTTTAKPFLLSRNREDLSEDGTDEHNDDEALLEDEGDFDNWDNGILRLSAGSGKENALKSKKSKEESKKTLSDQVRDGKYGLIEKELFRRPPKRPGVLSYLPNKETPIDNKRTYGGLNEEDIWLAEDHLLVIKGGSLNKGEADEPWPPIDDYDAPGRQIKLPPNPKVPPPFPVQLEENGPLQFIGNNKFTVVYPVANESLSVYPIGPETNYASPESDSDNEKNLITRPGSAQDTAQGEPGYLYPAPYPAWLYHNQTFVNPFLSNARPITFPNLGPFPLGRSNGSLENANVTDDFDEDDPSLYYPPAYSFVYKNNYTNPVPPGPLVPGIVLPPPPNQFTRLEKTEKIHSPPVRHRGYGTTSTSTSTTSSTTTTTTSTTTTSSTTETPYRPKVITKIHHYQPKTIIITPEPPAAISHVVPQSQLPPLSPAAPTPTVSSSPIIEPIPVPVAVHIPIFPSNKYPKARPNSGAYDGTAPQNHEDTLSKSNPIYYEYFEAKRQPSHVTSNVIDDFLATTDKPVYAKPIKLYATSKRPFKSQQQNQRPYRPTNSQVQPQRQYLPQDVVYITPKPEQVRYKQVLPVPVETPIYHKPRPLENFEQEENAIRETLRYYQNQQLRDNNIPRTPKAKPIYEFSFDASKNLESEQPTAGADDFQPPTEYDETPFKPMVTYSPPVDDENSFHAIAVEKADAQRHQQQQKQEQREEEEYAQPQQQPRRYQTTTTLVPVQPDTPYRQQAAPPPPITHTRPKKVRAKYLQPAPLYAEYRSGAQELPQYPSTPRTLVATQTPWVTVNQGQELNEYDAPPLAPGSQQLQAPPQYQRIERPPIVIAPKQRNFNGYYYGGPQLHARQNNRFYEEPFQQPINARRIVKYRQQQRLPPLQPPQSNYQQQQQPPQSNYQQQQQQQQTLWSLENDTYVNYAPNRPPLNPDAEYINPYPPALPLNPYGAQQLQRYNSPQPPLSHQSQYYAPPLPHQQQQQQLAPQRQYPQPIPLHRDILVNYRQPLQPINPDSEYISHPQVVRPQLYTPIYPPNAYQRLPPQLTQTGEQDGLYYIAPKYRRSNNNNDDDNNNKSDESISKNENDINSDGSQNSGEETANVNSNTPNRGGNSRDGSDASIKNGLK; this comes from the exons ATGAAGTCGTCGGCCTTGAGTTTCATAGTGTTATTTCCGTTACTGgcgcttttgttgttgttaacaCAACAAACAGTCGTAAACGCGCTACGACCAGACAGAATGTCTGCAACGTCGGAAGCGCTGGAGTTAGAAAAGACCACTGGCACGCGTGGCCATAGACGGGCTACATCGACAACAACACAGAAACCTCCATCATTGCGTGCGCCACGTCTTATGCGCACGCCACGGCCCACTACAGTAATGACGCATGCAACCACAAGAGCCCCAggaaccacaacaacaacaactacgacTACGACACTAAAACCAGCAGTGCTACATACGCGCAGGCAATCAACAGTAACAGCGCATCGTTTAGCGCCACGCGCCAAAGCAGAAAACGTCACTACAGCGCCAGTCATACGCCAAACGCGCACTTCTAGAAGAAACGTGCCAACAAACGTGCGCGAACAGCGTTCGACAGAAAAAAGTATACCAACAGATGTTCGCGACGCAGGCATAGTTAATAGAGGCACACGAAAAAATGTACGTCAAACGCGCACTGTCGATATCAGCTCCCAAGAAAATGTGCGCCCCAATCGTAGTTATCTTAGTGGAGGAGCAATACCAACTAATTACAAAAGCAATGATGATGAGGCATCGGCAGTATCGAGTAAGGGTGTTGTTGAGAGCAAAGCATATAATCAAAttgataataaacaaataaagtcGGTGTCACAGAATAATAGggataacaataacaataacgactacagcaacagcaacaatgaAGATACAAAACATGCCATCACCGTTAACATAGCGCGCACGAGCGCAATAATGGCGCCGGTAACACCGCCATCAACGGCTTCATTGTCGCCATCTGTGAAGTTAGATACGGCAGCCATCGTCAACAGTCATGATCATGCCAGCGTTGTTGCACATTCATCAACAATAGATACCACTCCAAGTTATGCGATGACGAATCATCAGAATCAACCGCTCCTACAACGCCAATCAAAACAAATCAGCGCATTTTCGGCACGAACTAGCGCACAACGCGTCAAAGCGCTAAACCAAAGAGACATCAATAGCGGCATCGGAGACGACAACGGCGGCGGCATAGTACACTCGGCGCGTCATCCGCAAACACCAAAAAC ACCACGTATGATACACCGCCTTGTCGCAGGTCAtattcaaaatgctgaggatagTTCCACTTATCAAATCTCTGCCGTCACGAAAAACAGCACTGTATCTAATTCAACAACAACTCACAAGCCTACTACGCATTATGTGCGCACGAAGGGAGGACGCAGTTCCTATCGCTCAGTGAAAGTTAGTACAACTACAGCAACGCCAATGAATAACGCAGCGACGACAACAACAACTACGACTGCAAAACCATTTCTTTTGAGCAGAAATCGTGAAGACCTCAGTGAGGATGGCACAGACGAGCACAATGATGATGAAGCGCTATTAGAGGATGAAGGAGATTTCGATAATTGGGATAACGGCATATTGCGTCTTAGTGCAGGTTCGGGTAAAGAAAATGCCCTTAAATCAAAGAAGAGTAAAGAAGAATCGAAAAAAACACTTTCGGATCAGGTACGTGATGGTAAATATGGACTTATTGAAAAAGAATTGTTTCGACGGCCACCAAAGCGTCCGGGTGTATTGAGCTACTTGCCCAACAAAGAGACACCTATTGATAATAAGCGTACTTATGGTGGATTGAATGAAGAAGATATTTGGTTGGCGGAGGATCATTTGCTGGTAATTAAAGGTGGTAGTCTTAACAAGGGTGAGGCAGATGAACCGTGGCCGCCCATAGACGATTATGATGCTCCAGGAAGGCAAATTAAACTGCCACCGAATCCGAAAGTGCCGCCACCATTTCCCGTCCAGCTTGAAGAAAATGGACCGTTACAGTTTATCGGAAATAATAAATTCACGGTCGTCTATCCGGTCGCTAATGAATCGTTATCAGTTTATCCCATCGGACCGGAAACCAACTATGCGTCGCCCGAAAGTGATAGTGACAACGAGAAGAATCTTATTACCCGGCCGGGATCGGCTCAAGATACTGCACAAGGTGAACCGGGTTACCTCTACCCGGCGCCCTATCCGGCATGGCTTTATCACAACCAAACATTTGTCAATCCATTCTTGAGTAATGCGCGTCCCATAACGTTCCCAAATTTGGGACCCTTTCCACTGGGACGAAGTAATGGTTCATTGGAAAATGCAAACGTTACCGATGACTTTGATGAAGATGATCCTTCATTGTACTATCCGCCTGCATATAGTTTTGTATATAAGAATAATTATACAAATCCGGTGCCACCGGGTCCATTAGTGCCAGGTATTGTACTACCACCACCGCCTAACCAATTCACTCGTTTGgagaaaacagaaaaaatacaCTCGCCACCTGTGAGACATCGTGGCTACGGCACTACTTCGACGAGCACGAGTACAACATCCAgcactacaaccaccaccacttCCACAACCACAACATCATCAACAACTGAAACTCCGTACCGACCTAAAGTTATCACGAAAATACATCACTATCAACccaaaacaataatcattacaccAGAACCACCAGCCGCTATATCGCACGTAGTGCCACAGAGTCAGTTGCCACCTCTATCTCCAGCCGCACCTACACCAACAGTATCCTCATCACCAATTATCGAACCTATACCCGTACCAGTTGCGGTACACATACCGATATTCCCATCAAACAAATATCCGAAAGCACGGCCTAACTCTGGCGCTTATGACGGTACCGCACCACAGAATCACGAAGACACGCTCTCGAAATCCAATCCCATTTACTATGAATACTTCGAGGCCAAGCGTCAGCCTAGTCATGTTACTTCAAATGTTATCGATGATTTCCTCGCTACAACCGATAAGCCAGTATATGCGAAACCAATAAAATTGTACGCTACCAGCAAGAGGCCATTCAAGTCACAGCAACAGAACCAACGTCCTTACAGGCCAACCAATTCACAAGTGCAGCCACAACGACAATACTTGCCACAAGATGTGGTCTACATTACGCCCAAACCAGAGCAAGTACGATATAAGCAAGTGCTGCCAGTGCCCGTCGAAACACCCATCTATCACAAGCCGCGTCCACTAGAGAACTTCGAACAAGAGGAGAACGCGATACGTGAGACATTGCGTTACTACCAAAATCAACAACTACGTGACAATAATATACCGCGTACTCCAAAAGCGAAACCTATATACGAGTTTAGTTTCGATGCATCCAAGAATTTGGAATCAGAACAACCGACAGCAGGCGCGGATGACTTTCAGCCACCTACTGAATATGATGAAACACCATTCAAGCCAATGGTTACCTATAGTCCGCCAGTCGATGACGAGAATTCATTCCATGCGATTGCCGTAGAGAAAGCGGACGCGCAAcgtcatcaacaacaacaaaaacaagaacagCGGGAAGAGGAGGAATACGCACAGCCGCAACAGCAGCCGCGTCGTTATCAAACAACCACTACGCTGGTGCCAGTACAACCTGATACGCCTTACCGTCAGCAAGCGGCGCCACCACCGCCTATAACGCATACACGTCCTAAAAAAGTGAGGGCAAAATATTTACAGCCAGCGCCACTTTACGCGGAATACCGCTCTGGCGCACAAGAACTACCGCAATACCCAAGTACACCGCGCACGCTTGTGGCCACACAAACACCATGGGTGACGGTTAATCAAGGACAAGAGTTGAATGAATATGATGCACCACCTCTAGCGCCAGGGTCACAGCAACTGCAGGCGCCTCCACAATATCAACGCATTGAACGACCGCCAATTGTGATTGCTCCGAAACAGCGTAATTTCAATGGTTACTACTATGGAGGGCCGCAGCTGCATGCGCGTCAAAATAATCGCTTCTATGAAGAACCCTTCCAGCAGCCGATAAACGCGCGTCGCATAGTAAAATATCGCCAACAACAGCGACTGCCACCGCTGCAGCCGCCACAATCCAActatcagcagcagcagcagccgcCACAATCCAACTATCagcaacagcaacagcagcagcaaacaTTATGGAGTCTAGAGAATGATACTTACGTGAATTATGCGCCAAATCGTCCACCGCTTAATCCTGATGCAGAATATATTAATCCCTATCCGCCTGCGTTGCCGTTAAATCCATATGGCGCGCAGCAACTGCAACGCTATAACTCACCACAACCGCCGCTTTCACATCAATCACAATATTACGCGCCACCCCTGCCAcaccaacagcagcagcagcaactagCACCACAACGTCAATATCCCCAACCAATTCCATTGCACCGCGATATATTGGTTAACTATCGGCAACCGTTGCAACCTATAAATCCGGATAGTGAATATATTTCACATCCGCAGGTGGTGCGCCCACAACTCTATACTCCAATATATCCACCGAACGCCTATCAGCGTTTGCCGCCACAACTGACACAGACTGGAGAGCAGGATGGTCTATATTATATAGCGCCAAAATATCGACgttcaaataataataatgacgatgataataataataaaagcgaTGAAAGTATTAGCAAAAATGAAAATGACATTAATAGTGATGGTAGTCAAAACAGCGGTGAGGAGACAGCGAACGTCAATTCAAACACGCCAAACCGTGGTGGCAACAGCAGAGATGGCAGCGATGCCAGCATAAAAAATGGCTTAAAATGA